A genome region from Candidatus Saganbacteria bacterium includes the following:
- the raiA gene encoding ribosome-associated translation inhibitor RaiA — MQINISSKGTELSSALKDYAEKKLTKIEHFFHNIQKIEIELDVNKIKEETERQIAKVTVWASGTKLHATESSDNMYASIDMIIDKIDQQIKKFKDKLIHEKRRESAKTKQILHDNIIKADEGL, encoded by the coding sequence ATGCAGATCAATATATCGTCAAAAGGCACGGAACTCTCGTCCGCTCTGAAAGATTACGCGGAAAAGAAGCTCACGAAGATAGAGCATTTTTTTCACAATATACAGAAGATCGAGATCGAGCTGGACGTGAACAAGATAAAAGAGGAGACCGAGAGGCAGATCGCAAAGGTGACAGTATGGGCTTCCGGGACAAAGCTTCACGCCACCGAGTCTTCCGATAATATGTACGCCTCAATAGACATGATAATCGACAAGATCGACCAGCAGATAAAAAAGTTCAAGGATAAGCTGATACACGAAAAAAGACGCGAATCCGCAAAGACAAAACAGATACTCCACGACAATATCATCAAGGCCGACGAAGGTTTGTGA
- a CDS encoding TrpB-like pyridoxal phosphate-dependent enzyme has product MEKDRVILPLSAIPQKWYNIMSDFPGELPPPLHPGTGKPLGPADLAPLFPMALIRQEMSPEKWIEIPDDVVDVLKLWRPTPLVRARRLEKALKTKSRIYYKNESVSPAGSHKMNTAVAQAYYNKQEGVKRITTETGAGQWGSSIAFGCNVFGMKCTVYMVKVSYHQKPYRKSLMKVWGAEVHASPSNLTNAGRGILKADPDSNGSLGMAISEAVEDAATHDDARYSLGSVLNHVLLHQTVVGLETKEQLKIAGENPDVLIGCVGGGSNFGGFAIPFISEKMKGKNIKMIAVEPSACPTLTKGPYAYDFGDTAKLAPMVKMYTLGHGFMPPGIHAGGLRYHGMAPILSMLVKKKLIEAKAVKQTTVFEAAVLFAKTEGILPAPETAHAIRAAIDEALKNEDKCIVFNLSGHGHFDLAAYDNYLEGKLEDFEYPEELVREALKDLPKV; this is encoded by the coding sequence ATGGAAAAAGACAGGGTGATACTTCCTCTCAGCGCGATACCGCAGAAATGGTACAATATTATGTCCGATTTTCCGGGCGAGCTGCCGCCCCCGCTCCATCCAGGAACGGGAAAGCCGCTCGGACCTGCTGACCTCGCGCCTTTGTTCCCGATGGCGTTGATCCGGCAGGAGATGAGCCCGGAAAAGTGGATAGAGATACCGGATGACGTTGTCGATGTACTTAAATTGTGGAGGCCAACGCCGCTCGTACGGGCAAGAAGGCTTGAAAAAGCGCTTAAGACAAAGTCAAGGATATATTATAAAAATGAAAGCGTAAGCCCGGCAGGCAGTCATAAGATGAACACAGCGGTAGCCCAGGCTTATTACAACAAGCAGGAAGGCGTAAAAAGGATAACAACCGAGACCGGGGCAGGGCAGTGGGGATCGTCCATCGCTTTCGGATGCAACGTGTTCGGAATGAAATGCACGGTCTATATGGTAAAGGTCAGTTACCACCAGAAGCCTTACAGGAAATCCCTGATGAAGGTCTGGGGTGCTGAAGTACATGCTTCCCCGTCTAATCTGACAAATGCCGGAAGAGGAATTTTAAAGGCTGACCCTGACAGCAACGGAAGCCTGGGAATGGCAATATCTGAAGCCGTAGAGGACGCAGCGACCCATGACGACGCAAGATACTCGCTAGGCAGCGTTCTGAACCACGTGCTTCTTCACCAGACCGTTGTCGGCCTCGAGACAAAGGAACAGCTAAAAATTGCCGGTGAAAATCCGGATGTCCTTATCGGATGTGTCGGCGGAGGCAGCAATTTCGGCGGCTTTGCTATCCCGTTCATATCCGAAAAGATGAAAGGGAAAAATATAAAGATGATAGCGGTAGAACCGTCCGCATGCCCGACCTTGACAAAAGGCCCGTATGCCTATGATTTCGGCGACACCGCTAAACTTGCCCCGATGGTAAAAATGTACACCCTCGGCCATGGTTTCATGCCCCCGGGCATTCACGCAGGAGGTCTGCGCTATCACGGCATGGCGCCCATACTTTCTATGCTGGTAAAAAAGAAATTGATAGAAGCGAAAGCAGTCAAGCAGACAACAGTATTCGAAGCCGCGGTCCTGTTCGCAAAGACCGAGGGAATCCTGCCCGCTCCCGAAACAGCGCACGCGATCAGAGCGGCTATCGACGAAGCTTTAAAGAACGAAGACAAATGCATCGTCTTTAACCTTAGCGGGCACGGTCATTTTGACCTTGCAGCGTACGACAATTATCTCGAGGGAAAGCTTGAGGATTTTGAATATCCCGAAGAGCTTGTCCGGGAGGCCTTGAAAGATCTTCCGAAGGTCTGA
- the prfB gene encoding peptide chain release factor 2 encodes MLHEIKTEIEELKIKAGELKKHFELGKLLERQKELEAVSSKEGIWDDPKNAQKIFQELKATNDKITIIKTLDSKLDEIETLTDIAAKENDLSVEPEIKKDLEELKKKMGEMEISALLGGEHDPSNAILAINAGAGGTDAQDWAQILLRMYSRWAQSKGYEIEIADISYGEQAGIKSAVVFVKGLYAYGYLKAETGIHRLVRMSPFNSDGKRHTSFTAVEVIPETGQELNVEIKPEDLRIDTFRAGGPGGQNVNKTSSAIRITHLPTGLISQSQASPSQHRNKEIAMTLLFARLKDRLEQEQKEKIEELRGEQKQIAWGSQIRSYVFAPYQLVKDHRTGAETGNVQKVMDGDIDIFIEAFLKSKL; translated from the coding sequence ATGCTGCATGAAATAAAGACCGAAATAGAAGAGCTAAAGATAAAGGCAGGGGAGCTTAAAAAACACTTCGAGCTGGGGAAGCTGCTTGAAAGGCAAAAAGAGCTCGAGGCTGTGTCTTCAAAAGAGGGCATCTGGGATGATCCAAAGAACGCCCAGAAGATCTTTCAGGAATTAAAAGCGACAAACGACAAGATAACCATAATAAAGACTCTTGACTCAAAATTGGATGAGATAGAGACCCTTACCGATATAGCTGCCAAGGAAAACGATCTTTCAGTAGAACCCGAGATAAAAAAAGACCTTGAAGAGCTCAAAAAAAAGATGGGTGAGATGGAGATCTCCGCGCTGCTCGGCGGGGAGCACGACCCGTCAAACGCCATACTTGCGATAAACGCGGGTGCCGGAGGCACCGACGCGCAGGACTGGGCGCAGATACTGCTTCGCATGTATTCGAGATGGGCCCAGTCAAAAGGCTATGAGATCGAGATCGCCGATATATCATACGGAGAGCAGGCCGGCATAAAAAGCGCAGTGGTCTTTGTCAAAGGCCTTTACGCTTACGGATACCTGAAAGCCGAGACAGGGATCCACCGGCTTGTAAGGATGTCTCCTTTTAACTCTGACGGCAAGCGCCATACCTCTTTTACCGCTGTAGAAGTCATACCCGAAACAGGCCAGGAACTGAATGTCGAAATTAAGCCCGAAGACCTGAGGATAGACACTTTCCGCGCGGGAGGACCGGGCGGACAGAACGTGAACAAGACCAGCTCCGCAATAAGGATAACCCACCTGCCGACGGGGCTCATCTCCCAGTCGCAGGCAAGCCCGTCGCAGCACAGGAATAAAGAGATCGCCATGACGCTTTTGTTCGCGAGATTAAAAGACAGGCTTGAACAGGAACAGAAAGAAAAGATCGAAGAGCTCCGCGGCGAACAGAAACAGATCGCCTGGGGCAGCCAGATACGGTCATATGTTTTTGCCCCGTACCAGCTGGTAAAAGACCACAGGACAGGGGCTGAGACCGGCAACGTCCAAAAAGTGATGGACGGCGACATCGACATATTCATCGAGGCATTTCTAAAATCCAAACTATAA
- the secA gene encoding preprotein translocase subunit SecA translates to MLLKLMARLLGVSPEKKTRHLHAVVQKINSFEEDMKKLSDEQLAGKTTEFRDRIKNGETLDELLPEAYAAVREASVRTTGLRHFDVQLLGGIVLHHGKISEMKTGEGKTLVATLPMYLNTLTGKGCHLITVNDYLAKRDSEWMGPIYKFLGLTVGTVQNDMDNTDRKAAYGCDIVYGTNNEFGFDYLRDNMATSINDCVQRELNFAIVDEVDNILIDEARTPLIISGMVDEDTQMYYKADQTSRKLQKDLDFTVDEKTKNAVLTETGIKKVEKLLGLACLYDVENMDLAHSITESLKAHHPFKKDVDYIVKDGEIIIVDEFTGRLMTGRRFSEGLHQAIEAKEGVQIRSESQTLATITFQNYFRLYKKLAGMTGTAMTEEAEFGKIYNLEVVEIPTHMKMVRTDHSDVIYKTKKEKFTAISNEIVDLYKIGRPVLVGTISIENSELLSGIMKRKGIPHHVLNAKHHEKEAEIIAKAGQKQAVTIATNMAGRGTDIVLGEGIATLGGLHIIGSERHESRRIDNQLRGRSGRQGDPGSSRFYVSLEDDLMKLFGSDRIKTIMERLGMEEGTPIEHGLISRAIENAQKKVEEYHFSMRKQILEYDDVMNKQREAIYGIRRRILEGADLTDKVLEMISSFSQDLADAHSSPKIRHEEWDMEGLENLLKDTVPFTGTELQLRDYKKQEDLKAGIEAFLKETYKKRVEQVGAENIEEIQRFVMLKVIDDNWIDQLHNMDALRDGIGLRAWGQKDPLIEYKMESFGMFQEMMANARKEIISLIFKLQIVHEVEPVKQKAKNISYGAFADTSSRQQPILTGEKTGRNDPCPCGSGKKYKKCCMK, encoded by the coding sequence ATGCTCCTTAAACTGATGGCTCGTCTATTGGGGGTCTCTCCCGAGAAAAAAACCCGGCATCTTCACGCTGTCGTCCAAAAGATAAATTCATTTGAAGAGGATATGAAGAAGCTTTCGGACGAACAACTCGCCGGCAAGACAACGGAGTTCAGGGACAGGATCAAGAACGGTGAAACGCTTGACGAACTGCTGCCGGAAGCTTACGCGGCAGTAAGGGAGGCATCGGTCCGGACTACAGGACTGCGCCATTTCGATGTTCAGCTTCTTGGCGGTATCGTGCTCCATCACGGGAAGATATCGGAGATGAAAACGGGTGAAGGAAAAACACTCGTGGCGACACTGCCGATGTACCTCAATACCCTCACAGGAAAAGGCTGCCATCTGATAACGGTGAACGATTATCTTGCAAAACGCGACAGCGAGTGGATGGGGCCGATATATAAATTCCTCGGGCTGACTGTCGGTACTGTTCAAAACGATATGGACAATACAGACCGCAAAGCCGCATACGGCTGCGATATTGTTTACGGAACGAACAACGAGTTCGGGTTCGATTACCTGCGCGACAACATGGCCACGTCGATAAACGACTGCGTCCAGAGGGAACTCAATTTTGCCATCGTCGACGAAGTCGACAATATCTTGATAGACGAAGCAAGGACACCTTTAATAATCTCCGGCATGGTGGATGAAGACACACAGATGTATTATAAAGCCGACCAGACCTCGAGAAAGCTCCAGAAAGACCTTGATTTCACGGTCGATGAAAAAACAAAGAACGCCGTCCTGACCGAGACAGGCATAAAAAAAGTTGAAAAACTTCTTGGCCTTGCCTGCCTTTACGATGTGGAGAATATGGACCTGGCGCACAGCATCACGGAATCCCTCAAAGCGCATCATCCCTTCAAGAAAGATGTCGATTATATCGTTAAGGACGGTGAGATCATAATCGTGGACGAGTTCACCGGCCGCCTTATGACCGGCAGGCGCTTCAGCGAAGGGCTGCACCAGGCGATCGAGGCAAAAGAAGGCGTTCAGATCAGGTCTGAAAGCCAGACGCTGGCCACGATCACTTTCCAGAATTATTTCCGCCTTTACAAAAAGCTTGCCGGCATGACAGGCACGGCAATGACCGAGGAAGCGGAGTTCGGGAAGATATACAACCTCGAAGTCGTAGAGATACCTACTCATATGAAAATGGTCAGGACCGATCATTCCGATGTGATCTATAAAACGAAAAAGGAAAAGTTTACCGCTATCTCGAACGAGATCGTGGATTTGTATAAGATAGGAAGGCCCGTGCTCGTAGGGACCATCTCTATTGAAAATTCCGAGCTCCTTTCCGGGATCATGAAAAGAAAGGGGATCCCTCACCATGTCCTGAACGCCAAGCATCACGAAAAGGAAGCCGAGATAATAGCAAAAGCCGGCCAGAAGCAAGCTGTCACAATAGCCACGAACATGGCCGGAAGAGGAACGGATATCGTCCTCGGTGAAGGCATCGCGACCCTGGGAGGACTTCATATTATCGGGTCAGAACGCCACGAGAGCAGGCGTATAGACAACCAGCTGCGGGGCAGGAGCGGCAGGCAGGGGGACCCGGGGTCTTCAAGGTTCTATGTCTCGCTTGAAGACGATCTTATGAAGCTGTTCGGCTCCGACAGGATCAAGACGATCATGGAGCGGCTCGGAATGGAAGAGGGGACTCCCATCGAGCATGGCCTGATATCCCGCGCGATAGAGAACGCTCAGAAAAAAGTCGAGGAATATCATTTCTCCATGAGGAAACAGATACTGGAATACGACGACGTGATGAACAAGCAAAGGGAAGCGATCTACGGCATAAGACGCCGCATACTGGAAGGCGCGGATCTTACCGACAAAGTGCTGGAAATGATCTCAAGTTTCAGCCAGGACCTTGCAGACGCCCATTCTTCGCCGAAGATAAGGCATGAAGAATGGGACATGGAAGGCCTTGAAAATCTTCTAAAGGATACTGTCCCGTTCACCGGAACAGAACTTCAATTAAGGGATTACAAGAAACAGGAAGACCTGAAAGCGGGGATCGAAGCGTTCTTAAAAGAGACCTATAAAAAGAGGGTCGAACAGGTGGGCGCAGAAAATATCGAGGAGATCCAGCGCTTTGTGATGCTGAAGGTGATAGACGACAACTGGATAGACCAGCTGCATAACATGGACGCCCTAAGGGACGGCATCGGCCTGAGGGCCTGGGGCCAGAAAGATCCGCTTATAGAATATAAGATGGAGTCTTTCGGCATGTTCCAGGAGATGATGGCGAATGCCAGAAAAGAGATAATCAGCCTCATATTCAAGCTCCAGATAGTTCATGAAGTCGAGCCCGTAAAACAAAAGGCAAAGAACATCTCGTACGGAGCGTTTGCAGACACATCTTCCAGGCAGCAGCCCATATTGACAGGGGAAAAGACAGGAAGAAACGACCCGTGCCCGTGCGGCAGCGGGAAGAAATACAAAAAATGCTGCATGAAATAA